The proteins below come from a single Armatimonadota bacterium genomic window:
- a CDS encoding DUF2961 domain-containing protein: MSQGPLANIAKLVDATTHRISSYDRSGGNGDNIPIPAGTTVTLAEMDHPGIVTHIWCTFHHDDPDSRRNLILRMYWDDQEHPSVEAPIGEFFGQGWGTCYVYQTLPLAATPVEGRSLVSYFPMPFHKNARITLENDSDVDVKHFYYYVDYEKHPSIPDDVACFHAWYHQESTQPEDGTGKENEWEVFGKFQNNPSDANNYVFCELEGHGHFVGVNYFIQSDTPIWYGEGDDMFLVDGEPWPGSAHGTGTEDYFNQSWCPDEVFIHPYFGTARAPGKGNDSPRYGWLGRTHVYRFHFEDPIRFKKSLRASIEHGHANCLALDLCSVAYWYQTLPSKPFPPLPTREERKPKPEFGAVDMHRLRCKARGTD; this comes from the coding sequence ATGAGCCAGGGCCCATTGGCAAACATCGCCAAGCTCGTCGACGCGACGACGCATCGAATCTCCAGTTACGACCGATCCGGTGGAAACGGCGACAACATTCCAATTCCCGCCGGAACGACCGTCACTCTCGCCGAGATGGATCACCCCGGCATCGTCACCCACATCTGGTGTACGTTTCACCACGACGACCCCGACAGCCGCCGCAATCTGATCCTGCGCATGTACTGGGACGACCAAGAGCACCCCAGCGTCGAAGCCCCCATCGGCGAATTCTTCGGCCAAGGCTGGGGCACCTGCTACGTCTATCAGACCCTCCCCCTCGCCGCCACGCCGGTCGAAGGTCGCTCTCTGGTCAGTTATTTCCCGATGCCGTTCCACAAGAACGCCCGCATCACCCTCGAAAACGACTCGGACGTCGACGTCAAGCACTTTTACTACTACGTCGACTACGAAAAGCACCCGTCCATCCCCGATGACGTCGCCTGCTTCCACGCCTGGTACCACCAAGAATCCACCCAACCCGAGGACGGCACTGGCAAGGAAAACGAGTGGGAAGTGTTCGGCAAATTCCAAAACAACCCTAGCGACGCCAACAACTACGTCTTCTGTGAACTGGAGGGGCACGGCCACTTTGTCGGCGTCAACTACTTCATCCAAAGCGACACCCCGATCTGGTACGGCGAAGGCGACGACATGTTCCTCGTCGACGGCGAGCCCTGGCCCGGCTCCGCCCATGGGACAGGCACGGAAGACTACTTCAACCAGTCCTGGTGCCCCGACGAGGTCTTCATCCACCCCTACTTCGGCACCGCCCGCGCCCCCGGAAAAGGCAACGACTCGCCTCGCTACGGCTGGCTCGGACGCACCCACGTCTATCGCTTCCACTTCGAAGACCCGATCCGGTTCAAAAAATCCCTCCGCGCCAGCATCGAGCACGGCCACGCCAACTGCCTCGCCCTTGACCTGTGTAGCGTCGCCTACTGGTACCAAACCCTGCCATCCAAACCGTTCCCACCCCTCCCAACCCGCGAAGAACGCAAACCCAAACCCGAATTCGGAGCCGTCGACATGCACCGCCTCCGTTGCAAAGCCCGCGGAACGGATTAG
- a CDS encoding DUF2339 domain-containing protein: MTNEQLEWRIQTLETGFQGILHRLTALEDAAKPGPAPARYIPITPPPVMTPEPPRPAPKTQFDLPKHILPEPKVDTPYQHPRPHSAPTDPDELEYKFGINGLLRGGAAVILCAVLFLVALALGRGWITPTMQFAGEILLCLGFIAIGVWKHDEREDFGHLMVGLGSFGLYASFAGAYAYKHLFEGETLVSLYMLLSLANLGYSHWRASKTFLTIGLIGGLVAAIMPMHRDKVLLDFALHFAILLPCSAIILRNKWQHMATFMWVVSTLALLPAATSNFHQAYRVGAIYLNCAIALFVGGRLFKPSKFDPLAAVQSVIVVLTGCLAVGIDEGHKGSVHALVLTAIAAGVGYLVSVSKEARNATWLGALIVAMLVTPLGSTQEVATSWYAVEALVLAAVALRANSIPIAGVGIATFLASGLAYVCSPAHQDFRFAFLTRPWELSLLAVYVATIVTNLIFVLKRSTKDVGEITLFFGGALIVGIFVRAANVALGYGATHLNPVDISAIALAFASLGSLGFAVKTRHQGIFGIAALFGFISCIQAILFDPLMKPTWVSPMLIGVTAITVVLAAAYVVRTDNEVSGNGAIFLAGLILSAFFVRVLALAGASHLLSLDDHTYISFGIAIINLVWTLISLFSRRAGYLVLGWLSTIAAALNGPSNLTLHGPQWLDIFALAVPIAGTAAVYWITPRPNDEEVALSAITIIAEWVLVTFLMVYILTLPSIGMGAIAATTVSWVSVAMAAIVSGFMLKRRHLRYWSLVVFAATVGKVFLVDLSTLDSFIRVLMLMLLGFGMVGGGYWYILWRRGQENREKAA, from the coding sequence ATGACGAACGAACAACTCGAATGGCGAATTCAGACCTTGGAAACCGGGTTCCAGGGGATTCTGCATCGACTGACCGCCCTCGAAGATGCCGCCAAACCAGGACCGGCGCCCGCCCGATACATCCCGATCACCCCACCTCCGGTTATGACGCCCGAACCGCCCCGACCGGCCCCCAAAACCCAGTTCGACCTTCCCAAGCACATCTTGCCCGAACCGAAGGTCGATACGCCTTACCAACACCCTCGTCCCCACTCCGCCCCAACCGACCCCGACGAACTCGAATACAAATTCGGCATCAACGGACTCCTGCGCGGCGGTGCGGCCGTCATCCTCTGCGCCGTCCTCTTCCTCGTTGCTCTCGCCCTCGGACGCGGATGGATCACCCCCACCATGCAGTTCGCTGGCGAAATCCTCCTCTGCCTCGGCTTCATCGCCATCGGCGTCTGGAAGCACGACGAGCGCGAAGACTTCGGCCACCTCATGGTTGGCCTCGGCTCATTCGGACTCTATGCCAGCTTCGCCGGAGCCTACGCCTACAAACACCTCTTCGAAGGCGAGACCCTGGTCTCACTCTACATGCTCCTCAGTCTCGCCAACCTCGGCTACTCCCACTGGCGAGCCTCTAAAACCTTTCTCACCATCGGCCTCATTGGGGGTCTCGTCGCTGCCATCATGCCGATGCACCGCGACAAGGTTCTCCTCGATTTCGCCCTCCACTTCGCCATTCTCTTGCCCTGTTCCGCCATCATTCTCCGCAATAAGTGGCAACACATGGCGACCTTCATGTGGGTAGTCTCGACCCTCGCCCTCCTGCCCGCCGCGACCTCCAACTTCCATCAGGCCTACCGCGTCGGCGCGATCTACCTCAACTGCGCCATCGCCCTCTTCGTCGGCGGACGACTCTTCAAACCCTCTAAGTTCGACCCGCTCGCCGCAGTTCAATCCGTCATCGTCGTCCTCACCGGATGCCTCGCCGTCGGCATCGACGAAGGCCACAAAGGCTCCGTTCACGCCCTCGTCCTTACCGCCATCGCCGCCGGTGTAGGCTATCTTGTCAGCGTCAGCAAAGAAGCTCGAAACGCCACGTGGCTAGGCGCGCTCATCGTCGCCATGCTCGTCACTCCGCTCGGTTCGACCCAAGAAGTCGCCACCAGCTGGTACGCCGTCGAAGCCCTCGTCCTTGCCGCCGTGGCGCTCCGTGCCAACTCGATTCCCATCGCTGGAGTCGGAATCGCGACCTTCCTCGCGTCCGGTCTCGCCTACGTCTGCTCGCCCGCCCATCAGGACTTTCGCTTCGCGTTCCTCACGCGTCCTTGGGAGCTGTCCCTCCTCGCCGTCTACGTCGCCACGATCGTGACCAATCTGATCTTCGTCCTCAAGCGTTCCACCAAGGACGTTGGCGAGATCACACTATTCTTCGGTGGAGCCCTCATCGTCGGAATCTTCGTCCGCGCCGCCAACGTCGCCCTCGGCTACGGCGCAACGCACCTCAATCCAGTGGATATTTCAGCCATCGCGCTCGCTTTCGCCAGCCTCGGTAGTCTGGGTTTCGCCGTCAAGACCCGTCACCAAGGCATCTTTGGCATCGCCGCGCTCTTCGGCTTCATCTCATGCATCCAGGCCATCCTCTTCGATCCCCTCATGAAGCCGACTTGGGTAAGCCCCATGCTCATCGGCGTGACCGCGATCACCGTCGTCCTCGCCGCCGCCTACGTGGTCCGTACCGACAACGAGGTCAGCGGAAATGGGGCGATTTTCCTCGCCGGGTTGATCCTATCCGCGTTCTTCGTACGGGTGCTCGCCCTCGCGGGGGCCAGCCACCTGCTGAGCCTCGACGACCACACCTACATCTCCTTTGGCATCGCGATCATCAACCTGGTTTGGACACTCATCTCCCTTTTCTCCCGAAGGGCGGGCTATCTTGTGCTTGGCTGGCTCTCGACCATCGCCGCCGCCCTAAACGGCCCTTCAAACCTCACCCTCCATGGCCCCCAATGGCTGGATATCTTCGCCCTCGCCGTCCCCATCGCAGGCACCGCTGCCGTTTATTGGATAACGCCTCGCCCCAACGACGAAGAGGTCGCGCTGTCCGCGATCACCATCATCGCCGAATGGGTCCTGGTCACCTTCCTCATGGTCTACATCCTGACCCTTCCTTCGATCGGCATGGGTGCGATCGCCGCCACCACCGTCTCATGGGTCTCTGTCGCGATGGCCGCCATCGTTTCCGGCTTCATGCTGAAGCGACGACATCTTCGCTATTGGAGCCTCGTCGTCTTCGCCGCCACCGTCGGAAAGGTGTTCCTCGTCGACCTCTCCACCCTCGACTCCTTCATCCGCGTCCTCATGCTCATGCTCCTCGGCTTCGGCATGGTTGGCGGCGGCTACTGGTACATCCTGTGGCGACGCGGTCAAGAAAACCGGGAGAAGGCCGCCTAA
- a CDS encoding TIGR03067 domain-containing protein, which produces MNKKLPARPNLDHLKGQAKALLAQFQSQDSVAITAFREQGLDSDKAKLADAQFVVARQGGFASWPKLVHYVETLNALEGTWVFVTLQVEGNTIPGEALTHSKLVINGDRFNTLSPEADYLGVFEIDVEATPTTIDIDFIEGPEAGNSSYGIFRLEKNELIICLGLTGASRPEDFVSRPGTGHALETLRRVTSDAPVIEPTPPGPSPELPTGDPADFERVTPEMEALHGEWLALEIVNSGAAVPKQFLSHGSRVCEGSRTTVVFGGQKMVDVFFQIPAPGRIDYLVASGPNKNKLQEGIYELDGEILRVAMGPVGMGRPNELQSTPGDGVTYSVWKRK; this is translated from the coding sequence ATGAATAAGAAACTCCCGGCTCGGCCGAATCTCGATCATTTGAAGGGGCAGGCGAAGGCCCTTCTCGCCCAATTCCAGTCGCAGGACTCTGTTGCCATTACGGCTTTTCGCGAGCAGGGGCTCGACAGCGACAAGGCAAAACTAGCCGATGCCCAGTTCGTCGTTGCTCGCCAGGGCGGGTTTGCCAGTTGGCCCAAGCTCGTTCACTACGTTGAGACTCTGAACGCATTGGAGGGAACGTGGGTGTTCGTTACGCTGCAGGTCGAGGGGAACACGATTCCGGGTGAGGCGCTGACCCATTCGAAGCTGGTCATCAACGGTGATCGCTTTAACACATTGTCGCCAGAGGCTGACTACCTCGGAGTATTCGAAATCGACGTGGAGGCGACGCCGACCACGATCGATATCGACTTCATCGAAGGTCCAGAGGCGGGGAATTCGTCGTACGGCATTTTCCGGCTGGAGAAGAACGAACTGATCATCTGCTTGGGCTTAACCGGCGCTTCGCGGCCGGAGGATTTTGTTTCTCGACCGGGAACGGGCCATGCCTTGGAGACCTTGAGGCGAGTGACGTCGGATGCGCCAGTGATCGAGCCGACCCCGCCGGGGCCGAGTCCCGAACTGCCAACCGGTGATCCGGCCGACTTTGAGCGAGTAACGCCGGAGATGGAGGCTTTGCACGGCGAGTGGCTGGCGCTGGAGATTGTGAACAGCGGGGCGGCGGTGCCGAAGCAGTTTTTGTCCCACGGAAGCCGGGTTTGCGAGGGCTCGCGCACGACGGTCGTATTTGGCGGCCAGAAGATGGTGGATGTGTTCTTCCAGATTCCGGCACCAGGGCGCATCGACTACTTGGTGGCGTCGGGACCGAACAAAAACAAACTGCAAGAAGGCATCTACGAACTCGACGGCGAAATTCTGCGGGTCGCGATGGGGCCGGTAGGAATGGGACGACCGAATGAATTGCAATCAACGCCGGGCGATGGTGTCACATACAGCGTCTGGAAGCGAAAATAA
- a CDS encoding BlaI/MecI/CopY family transcriptional regulator: protein METCANLSACYNFRSVRMPRMLGSGLSRREREILDILHRLGRASVQEVCDEMENPPSYSSVRSTLGILVEKGIALHQEDGKRYLYSAAESTQDAAKSAVHKVVDTFFGGRIEGVVRTFLSDAETNISNEELDQLAKLILEAKRSQKPS from the coding sequence ATGGAAACATGTGCTAATCTTTCAGCATGTTACAATTTTCGGAGCGTGCGCATGCCTAGGATGCTCGGGTCGGGACTCAGCCGCCGCGAGCGGGAGATTCTTGATATTCTCCACCGGCTGGGCAGGGCGAGCGTTCAGGAAGTTTGCGATGAGATGGAGAACCCGCCGTCGTATTCCTCTGTCCGATCCACGCTTGGAATCCTGGTGGAGAAGGGCATTGCCCTCCACCAGGAAGACGGCAAGCGATACCTGTACAGCGCCGCCGAATCCACTCAAGATGCCGCTAAGAGCGCGGTCCACAAAGTGGTCGATACCTTCTTTGGGGGAAGGATCGAGGGTGTTGTCCGCACATTCCTTTCCGATGCGGAAACCAATATTTCGAACGAAGAGTTGGATCAGTTAGCTAAGCTGATCTTAGAAGCTAAAAGGAGCCAAAAGCCATCATGA
- a CDS encoding phosphoenolpyruvate carboxylase — MISEAFLGLDPESYGLSKELSDDIRLLDRVLGKVLREQEGPWILESARKLVHEPDSKIADIDCAELQTAEGLRELGKAFTMLFQLINSAEQKEIVRVNRARTQNGERRESIRETVRKVYDRHGKEKLLESINRLWIAPTLTAHPTEAKRKVVLDKLREVSHLLAERGGSNDLNAPLDAGSDSEVALENVVLELWHTDEMRSQRLTVEEEVRNALYFFDRTIYEVVPWLYRDIEDAVEEVTGERITVPNIIRYHSWIGGDRDGNPNVTAAATADASQTMRNMVVPRHRGEVEKLRWEFTQSTKFVGESGAVKEEIQAFDQYLQQFERDRYAQEPYVLLLLGLIGYLGEESNLAGVEQALATIQSSIASTEGKHLSFRSSIQDTLRRLSVFGRHLANIDLRQHSKVHERAMGYLLAQAGILDSPEAYSALSEDERVAILAAEIANPRPLVRIADSEALAMVLGPIALMAQEPSMGTYITSMSTSVSDMLEVMLFLKEEGSLANRPNIVPLFETVDDLQHCGPLLRQLFALPVYRKYLDTIGYQEVMLGYSDSSKDGGYLAANWALQSAMRDIAGVSKETGIPIRLFHGRGGTVGRGGGRASQAILSQPQGAFNGQIRFTEQGEVISFRYSLPAIAHRHLEQIVSACLLATAEPNARDFDAEYETVMNRLGDDSRAAYRKLVYETDGFWDFYTQATPIDHISLLPIASRPVYRPGSAAEGVEGLRAIPWNFAWVQSRALLVGWYGVGTALSSFLAEGGEETLKTMYREWPFFRTVIDNAQLELVRAHMETAALYASRAEDQSIWNTIREEFELTRSSLLAVTGEKDLLENSRVIRQTVAFRNPLTLPINKLQIHLMDRWEHLSDEDKQGTWREAMLQSIAGIAAAMQSTG, encoded by the coding sequence GTGATTTCCGAAGCATTTCTTGGTCTTGATCCCGAGTCGTACGGCTTGTCGAAAGAGCTGAGCGACGACATCCGCTTGCTGGATCGAGTGCTGGGTAAGGTCCTACGCGAGCAGGAAGGACCCTGGATTTTGGAATCGGCGCGAAAGCTGGTTCACGAACCGGATTCAAAGATCGCGGACATCGATTGCGCCGAACTTCAGACCGCCGAAGGCTTGCGAGAGCTTGGCAAGGCGTTCACGATGCTGTTCCAACTCATTAACTCGGCGGAGCAGAAGGAGATCGTTCGCGTCAATCGTGCCCGCACCCAGAACGGGGAGCGGCGAGAGTCGATCCGCGAAACCGTCCGAAAGGTTTACGACCGGCACGGTAAAGAGAAGCTTTTGGAGTCGATCAATCGGCTTTGGATTGCGCCGACCCTGACCGCTCATCCGACCGAAGCCAAGCGAAAGGTCGTGTTGGACAAACTGCGCGAGGTTTCGCACTTGCTGGCGGAGCGGGGTGGATCCAACGATCTAAACGCGCCCCTCGATGCGGGTTCGGACAGCGAGGTCGCCCTTGAAAACGTGGTGCTGGAGCTTTGGCACACGGACGAGATGCGCTCCCAGCGGCTGACGGTCGAGGAGGAGGTTCGCAACGCACTGTACTTCTTCGATCGAACCATCTACGAGGTGGTGCCGTGGCTTTATCGCGACATTGAGGACGCGGTCGAAGAGGTGACGGGTGAGCGAATAACGGTGCCGAATATCATTCGCTACCATTCGTGGATCGGTGGAGACCGGGACGGCAACCCAAACGTGACGGCGGCGGCAACGGCCGACGCCTCGCAGACGATGCGAAACATGGTGGTACCGAGGCATCGCGGCGAGGTAGAGAAACTGCGGTGGGAATTTACGCAGTCGACCAAGTTCGTCGGCGAGTCCGGCGCGGTGAAGGAGGAGATTCAGGCTTTCGATCAGTATCTCCAGCAGTTTGAGCGGGACCGCTACGCCCAAGAACCGTACGTGCTTTTGTTGCTCGGCCTCATCGGCTACCTTGGCGAGGAGTCGAACCTGGCGGGTGTTGAACAAGCATTGGCGACCATCCAGTCGTCCATCGCCAGCACAGAAGGGAAGCATCTGTCGTTCCGAAGCAGCATCCAGGACACCTTGCGTCGCCTGAGCGTGTTTGGGCGGCACCTGGCCAATATTGACTTGCGCCAACACTCGAAAGTTCACGAGCGCGCGATGGGATACCTGCTGGCTCAGGCCGGCATTTTGGATTCGCCCGAGGCTTACAGCGCTTTGTCTGAGGACGAGCGGGTGGCCATTTTGGCCGCCGAAATCGCGAATCCGCGCCCGCTGGTTCGAATCGCAGATTCCGAGGCGTTGGCGATGGTGCTCGGGCCGATCGCGCTGATGGCGCAAGAGCCGAGCATGGGCACGTACATCACGTCGATGTCGACGTCCGTCAGCGACATGCTTGAGGTGATGCTCTTCCTGAAAGAGGAAGGCTCGCTCGCTAACCGGCCAAACATCGTGCCGCTCTTCGAGACGGTCGACGACCTCCAGCATTGCGGGCCGCTCCTTCGTCAGCTTTTCGCGTTGCCGGTTTACCGCAAGTACCTCGACACTATCGGCTACCAAGAGGTGATGCTGGGGTACAGCGACAGTAGTAAGGATGGCGGCTACCTGGCGGCGAACTGGGCGCTTCAGTCGGCGATGCGGGACATCGCAGGGGTCTCGAAGGAGACCGGCATCCCGATTCGACTCTTCCATGGCAGGGGAGGAACGGTTGGTCGCGGCGGCGGTCGCGCGTCGCAAGCGATTTTGAGCCAACCGCAAGGGGCGTTCAACGGCCAGATTCGGTTCACCGAGCAGGGCGAGGTGATCTCATTCCGGTATTCGTTGCCGGCGATTGCGCATCGACACCTAGAGCAGATCGTATCGGCTTGCTTGCTGGCCACTGCCGAACCGAACGCGCGAGACTTTGACGCCGAATACGAGACGGTGATGAATCGTCTGGGCGACGACTCGCGGGCGGCGTACAGGAAGCTGGTTTACGAAACCGACGGATTTTGGGACTTCTATACGCAGGCGACGCCGATCGATCACATCAGCCTTTTGCCGATCGCCTCGCGGCCGGTGTATCGACCTGGGTCGGCGGCGGAAGGGGTCGAGGGTCTGCGCGCAATTCCGTGGAACTTCGCCTGGGTGCAGAGCCGAGCATTGCTGGTGGGTTGGTACGGGGTCGGAACGGCGCTGTCGTCGTTCCTGGCCGAGGGTGGCGAGGAGACGCTGAAGACGATGTATCGCGAATGGCCGTTCTTCCGAACCGTCATCGACAATGCGCAGTTGGAATTGGTGCGGGCGCACATGGAGACCGCCGCGCTGTATGCTTCGCGAGCCGAAGACCAGTCGATTTGGAACACGATTCGTGAGGAGTTTGAGCTGACGCGGTCGTCGCTCTTGGCGGTGACGGGCGAGAAAGACTTGCTGGAGAATTCGCGCGTGATTCGTCAGACGGTGGCGTTCCGCAACCCCCTGACGTTGCCGATCAACAAACTGCAAATCCATCTGATGGATCGGTGGGAGCACTTGTCGGACGAGGACAAGCAGGGGACTTGGCGCGAGGCGATGCTTCAGTCGATTGCCGGCATTGCGGCGGCGATGCAGAGTACGGGTTAG
- a CDS encoding M20/M25/M40 family metallo-hydrolase: MLALSLVLLSHIAGPTPAQQIIDLSKEDNRVMLNLKELCFNIGARPTGSPQLQKAEQWALKKFQSFGFKNAHLEIWADVPVGFERGPNNSARMLEPSVADIVFSTNCWMPGTKGPEKGPVVMVPHNMDEFAEVKSQIKGAWILDDAKVTMRGPNTSTEDKETRQAIIDAGALGFVYGCPGENVWTHGTWKDKTYEKHPTTIEVQIRHDNWEMLAENVKAGKKTVAEFNIDNRWIKGPIEVHNVVAEIKGTEHPDEIVVVGGHLDSWNSPGSQGANDNGTGSSSTLEAARLIMKSGLKPKRTIRFILFSGEEEGLLGSTEYVKQHADEISKVSACIVDDGGSNYENGVSGLAKWAPFFADSFDAMTKAFPDMPMKFSPVEKYDASGGSDQASFWAKGVPSFFMGKAGTQQYLHIWHTQFDRYDQAIPEYLKQVATSLAVVTFNIANADEMMPRP, encoded by the coding sequence ATGCTTGCGCTCTCTTTGGTCCTTCTCTCGCACATCGCGGGCCCGACGCCCGCTCAACAGATCATCGATCTCAGTAAAGAAGACAATCGCGTGATGCTCAACCTCAAAGAGCTGTGCTTCAACATCGGCGCGAGGCCGACGGGTTCGCCGCAATTGCAGAAGGCCGAGCAGTGGGCGCTGAAGAAGTTCCAGTCGTTTGGATTCAAGAATGCGCACTTAGAGATATGGGCGGATGTTCCGGTCGGGTTCGAGCGAGGCCCCAATAACTCGGCGCGCATGCTGGAGCCGTCGGTGGCCGACATCGTTTTCTCCACGAATTGCTGGATGCCGGGCACAAAGGGGCCGGAGAAAGGGCCGGTGGTGATGGTTCCTCACAACATGGACGAGTTCGCTGAGGTCAAAAGCCAGATCAAGGGTGCCTGGATTCTCGACGACGCCAAAGTGACCATGCGAGGACCCAATACCTCGACCGAAGATAAGGAGACACGCCAAGCCATCATCGACGCCGGCGCGCTCGGATTCGTCTACGGTTGCCCGGGCGAGAACGTGTGGACGCACGGAACCTGGAAGGATAAGACTTACGAAAAGCACCCTACAACGATTGAGGTTCAGATTCGACACGATAACTGGGAGATGCTGGCCGAGAACGTGAAGGCGGGCAAAAAGACCGTCGCAGAGTTCAACATCGATAACCGATGGATCAAGGGACCGATCGAGGTTCATAACGTCGTGGCCGAGATCAAGGGCACCGAGCATCCCGACGAGATTGTGGTGGTCGGCGGGCACCTCGATTCCTGGAATTCGCCGGGTTCGCAGGGTGCGAACGACAACGGGACCGGCTCCTCATCTACGCTCGAAGCCGCGCGACTGATCATGAAAAGTGGTCTAAAGCCGAAACGAACCATCCGCTTCATCCTTTTCTCGGGTGAAGAAGAGGGCCTGCTGGGATCGACCGAGTACGTGAAGCAACACGCGGACGAGATTTCGAAAGTCAGCGCTTGCATCGTCGATGACGGTGGCTCGAACTACGAAAATGGCGTCTCGGGTCTCGCCAAGTGGGCACCGTTCTTTGCCGACTCGTTCGATGCAATGACGAAGGCGTTCCCCGATATGCCGATGAAGTTCAGCCCGGTGGAGAAGTACGATGCCAGCGGCGGCAGTGACCAGGCTTCGTTCTGGGCGAAGGGTGTTCCTTCATTCTTCATGGGTAAGGCGGGCACCCAGCAGTACCTACACATCTGGCACACCCAGTTCGACCGCTACGACCAGGCGATTCCCGAGTACCTGAAGCAGGTGGCGACCAGTCTCGCGGTCGTGACGTTTAACATTGCGAACGCGGACGAGATGATGCCGAGACCGTGA